A portion of the Chiloscyllium punctatum isolate Juve2018m chromosome 5, sChiPun1.3, whole genome shotgun sequence genome contains these proteins:
- the LOC140477183 gene encoding collagen triple helix repeat-containing protein 1-like isoform X4, which produces MKQQHNDVCVRGSPGIPGREGNPGTNGIPGTPGIPGRDGAKGEKGECMQERLEEPWRINYKQCAWKALNYGIDLGKIAECTFTKLRTDSALRVLFTGSLRLKCKSACCQRWYFTFNGAECNGPLPIEAIVYLDQGSPEFNSTINIHRTSSVEGLCEGISAGLVDVSVWVGLCSDGYPQGDASTGWNSVSRLIIEELPK; this is translated from the exons CAGCACAATGATGTATGTGTGCGGGGTTCACCAGGTATTCCTGGCCGGGAAGGTAATCCTGGAACAAATGGGATACCAGGAACCCCAGGGATCCCAGGTCGAGATGGAGCTAAGGGAGAGAAAGGCGAGTGTATGCAAGAACGCCTCGAGGAGCCCTGGAGAATCAACTACAAGCAATGTGCCTGGAAAGCACTCAACTATGGCATAGATCTCGGCAAAATCGCA GAATGTACATTCACCAAGCTGCGCACAGACAGTGCCCTCAGAGTATTATTCACTGGTTCCTTGCGTCTGAAATGCAAAAGTGCCTGCTGTCAGCGCTGGTACTTTACATTTAATGGGGCTGAGTGCAATGGTCCATTGCCGATTGAAGCCATTGTCTATCTAGATCAAGGAAGCCCAGAATTTAACTCAACCATAAATATACATCGCACATCTTCAG TGGAAGGGCTGTGTGAAGGAATCAGTGCTGGACTGGTGGATGTTTCAGTCTGGGTTGGGTTGTGCTCCGATGGCTATCCACAAGGTGATGCTTCTACTGGTTGGAACTCAGTATCACGGTTGATAATCGAGGAGTTGCCAAAATAG